In a single window of the Chondrocystis sp. NIES-4102 genome:
- a CDS encoding putative ferrichrome iron receptor precursor — protein sequence MGIEINKNPFLLSSKETELTFNNLSSNILPSPYIHQDIISKNNYINLFIEHQIEISDRLSLNFEGTLDVFISDTAELVGFEAVKSNNFYPEISLYYQFFSQLSLSTTINYYRQQIEENNNQNKPLDSEIYQGIEFELEKEFNNYFSLSLSFYRETQNNFTIINPIQPNFYLQINQQIYRSWTAELNGEINPNWWIYAFYSYEDQEISLARHNLGIWTSYQITQGSLSGWGLGAGVNWKSDNFTNYTNESSLSNYLQIDAAMFYVQDQIKAAISIENLFNSGDKDDPEVVEQAMFGTIFWQF from the coding sequence ATGGGGATAGAAATAAATAAAAATCCTTTTCTCCTTTCAAGCAAAGAAACGGAATTAACATTTAATAATTTATCCTCTAATATTCTTCCCAGTCCTTATATCCATCAAGATATTATTAGTAAAAACAATTATATCAACTTATTTATCGAACATCAAATAGAAATAAGCGATCGCCTATCTTTAAACTTTGAAGGAACTTTAGATGTCTTTATTTCAGATACGGCAGAACTTGTAGGGTTTGAAGCAGTAAAAAGTAATAACTTTTACCCCGAAATAAGTTTATATTACCAGTTTTTTTCTCAACTATCTCTATCTACAACTATTAATTATTATCGCCAACAAATAGAGGAAAATAATAATCAAAATAAACCTTTAGATTCCGAAATATATCAAGGTATTGAGTTTGAACTAGAAAAAGAGTTCAATAACTATTTTTCACTTAGCTTATCTTTCTATCGCGAAACTCAAAATAATTTTACTATTATTAACCCTATTCAACCAAATTTCTACTTACAAATTAACCAACAAATTTATCGCTCATGGACAGCAGAATTAAACGGAGAAATAAATCCTAATTGGTGGATTTATGCTTTTTACAGCTATGAAGATCAAGAAATTAGCCTAGCACGTCATAATCTAGGGATATGGACTAGCTATCAAATCACTCAAGGAAGTCTATCAGGTTGGGGTTTGGGTGCTGGAGTAAATTGGAAGAGTGATAACTTTACTAACTATACTAATGAATCGAGTTTATCTAATTACTTACAAATCGATGCAGCTATGTTTTACGTTCAAGATCAAATCAAAGCAGCAATTAGTATAGAAAATTTATTTAATTCAGGGGATAAAGATGATCCCGAAGTAGTAGAACAAGCTATGTTTGGGACTATTTTCTGGCAATTTTAA
- a CDS encoding family 9 glycosyl transferase, with product MRILALVPGGIGNQLLFFPTLETLRKQYPQAVIDVLVEPEAKKAYRVCKNVNEVLVFDFQDRNSFADYLNLLGTMRDREYDAVISLKTSWRIKLLLWLNGIPTRVGFQDDFTWYLSNPVVRKSEQYTAEMYHDLVTGLGITANCPDISINVPQKDIAWAESEQKRLGIQDNGYIVLCDESDNPESAYPIQSWQKVIADIEQRQTGLAIVLLQTDTNQDWVTKMISANGQIKAIATPDLGKIAAIIAGANLVLCNNNPALQLAVATRTYTLALLTNQDSQIMPQNENCVAIQSSTANLADIQPEKIIEKMWQG from the coding sequence ATGCGTATACTAGCCCTCGTCCCTGGCGGAATTGGCAATCAACTTCTCTTTTTCCCCACTTTAGAAACTCTCAGAAAACAATATCCCCAAGCTGTAATTGATGTTTTGGTAGAACCTGAAGCTAAAAAAGCTTATCGAGTTTGCAAAAATGTCAATGAAGTTTTAGTATTTGATTTCCAAGATCGCAATAGCTTTGCTGATTATCTTAATCTGCTTGGCACAATGCGCGATCGCGAATACGATGCTGTTATTAGTCTTAAAACTTCCTGGCGCATTAAATTATTACTTTGGCTCAATGGTATTCCCACCAGGGTAGGTTTTCAAGATGATTTTACTTGGTACTTATCTAATCCTGTTGTCCGCAAATCAGAACAATATACAGCCGAAATGTATCATGATCTGGTGACTGGGTTGGGAATTACTGCTAATTGTCCCGATATTAGTATAAATGTACCACAAAAAGATATTGCTTGGGCAGAATCAGAACAGAAACGTTTGGGAATACAAGATAACGGTTACATTGTTCTGTGTGATGAATCAGATAACCCAGAAAGTGCTTATCCGATCCAAAGTTGGCAAAAGGTAATTGCAGATATTGAGCAAAGGCAAACAGGTTTAGCGATTGTTTTATTACAGACAGATACTAATCAAGACTGGGTAACCAAGATGATTTCAGCAAATGGTCAAATAAAAGCGATCGCCACCCCTGATTTAGGCAAAATTGCAGCTATAATTGCAGGTGCTAACTTGGTGTTATGTAATAATAATCCAGCTTTACAACTAGCGGTAGCTACTCGTACTTATACTTTGGCTCTACTAACTAATCAGGATAGTCAAATAATGCCTCAAAATGAAAACTGTGTTGCTATTCAATCATCAACAGCTAATTTAGCTGATATTCAACCAGAAAAAATTATTGAGAAAATGTGGCAAGGGTAA
- a CDS encoding 2-C-methyl-D-erythritol 4-phosphate cytidylyltransferase: MYLLIPSAGMGRRMGSDRNKLLLELLGKPLLAWTLEAAKNANSIEWIGIIGQLEDFESFKDILKQLNLTIPVELIVGGETRQESVYNGLQALPKAASRVLIHDGARCLATSELFDRCSQAFDHCQGFIAAIPVKDTIKIVTAEKIIADTPDRHNLWAAQTPQGFDVQLLKRCHAQGRELGWSVTDDAALFEKCQLPVKIVEGEETNLKITTPVDLAIAEFILRQRMVQQ, from the coding sequence ATGTATTTATTAATTCCCTCGGCTGGGATGGGTCGCCGTATGGGTAGCGATCGCAATAAACTTTTATTGGAATTATTAGGAAAACCTTTACTGGCTTGGACTTTGGAGGCTGCCAAAAACGCTAATAGTATTGAATGGATCGGTATTATTGGGCAATTAGAGGACTTTGAGAGTTTTAAGGATATCCTTAAACAGTTAAATTTAACTATCCCTGTAGAATTAATTGTTGGGGGGGAAACTCGTCAAGAATCGGTTTATAACGGCTTACAAGCCCTGCCAAAGGCTGCTAGTAGGGTTTTAATTCACGATGGGGCTAGATGTCTGGCAACTTCTGAGTTATTTGATCGTTGTAGTCAAGCTTTTGATCACTGTCAGGGTTTTATTGCAGCTATACCAGTCAAGGACACCATTAAAATAGTGACGGCAGAAAAGATAATTGCTGATACTCCAGATCGTCATAATTTATGGGCAGCCCAAACACCTCAAGGGTTTGATGTACAATTGTTAAAACGTTGTCATGCTCAAGGACGAGAATTAGGCTGGTCTGTTACCGATGATGCTGCGCTGTTTGAGAAATGTCAATTACCAGTCAAAATTGTGGAGGGGGAAGAAACTAATTTGAAAATAACAACCCCTGTGGATTTGGCGATCGCTGAATTTATTTTGCGTCAAAGAATGGTTCAGCAATAA
- a CDS encoding succinylglutamate desuccinylase/aspartoacylase yields MIPSISTIDLLQLASGDFLSLQVYKFVGKQSGKKAYIQANLHGGEIVGNAVIHQLIEWLITLDESQLLGEIWLVPVCNPLGVNQRSHFFSTGRFNSYDGKNWNRIFWDYEKIVKDLTEFAQSQLELEPATIRDNYLSKIKQAWQAELESIRQFSSAPISKQYRYQLQSLCLDADYVIDIHSSSNLGINYTFGFKERSDSTKYLLLDYGILMDEYDGDAFDEAFLKPWLALETELANLGRPIKFDIESWTLELGGGMVMNPISIAKGLAGIKNYLAYKQILSLSQPIEQANITLVSKSKIKSYYAPAGGMIQARLPLESRINSGDLVYQLLSFNKQAAIPKVIDIFAENKGIVFDLSTNHCVNQGEYVMDILEE; encoded by the coding sequence ATGATTCCTAGTATTTCAACTATAGATTTACTACAATTAGCTTCTGGTGATTTTTTATCATTACAGGTGTATAAATTTGTCGGTAAGCAGTCGGGAAAAAAAGCTTATATACAGGCAAACTTGCATGGGGGGGAAATTGTAGGCAATGCAGTTATTCATCAGTTAATTGAATGGTTAATCACCTTAGATGAATCTCAATTATTAGGGGAAATTTGGCTTGTACCTGTTTGTAATCCTTTAGGAGTTAATCAGCGATCGCATTTTTTTTCGACAGGCAGGTTTAATAGTTATGATGGGAAAAATTGGAATCGTATTTTTTGGGATTATGAGAAAATAGTTAAAGATTTAACAGAATTTGCTCAATCTCAACTTGAATTAGAGCCTGCAACTATTAGAGATAATTATTTATCTAAAATTAAGCAAGCATGGCAAGCAGAATTAGAAAGTATTAGGCAATTTAGTAGTGCGCCAATTAGTAAGCAATATCGCTATCAATTACAATCTTTGTGTTTAGATGCTGATTATGTTATTGATATTCATAGTTCTAGTAATTTAGGAATTAACTATACTTTTGGGTTTAAGGAAAGAAGTGATAGTACTAAGTATTTGTTGTTAGATTATGGTATTTTAATGGATGAATATGATGGTGATGCTTTTGATGAAGCTTTTTTAAAACCTTGGTTAGCATTAGAAACGGAGTTAGCTAATTTAGGAAGACCAATAAAATTTGATATTGAATCTTGGACGTTAGAATTGGGAGGAGGAATGGTTATGAATCCTATCTCAATTGCTAAGGGTTTAGCAGGAATTAAAAATTATTTAGCTTATAAACAGATTTTATCTTTATCACAACCAATTGAGCAAGCTAATATAACTTTAGTATCTAAAAGTAAAATAAAAAGTTATTACGCCCCTGCTGGTGGTATGATTCAAGCGAGATTACCTTTAGAAAGTAGAATCAATTCTGGTGATTTAGTTTATCAACTTTTAAGTTTTAATAAACAAGCAGCAATACCGAAAGTAATTGATATTTTTGCCGAAAATAAGGGAATAGTTTTTGATCTTTCCACTAACCACTGTGTTAATCAAGGTGAATATGTTATGGATATTTTAGAAGAGTAA
- the era gene encoding GTP-binding protein codes for MNNQEINILEDQITTIPLAPEGFKSGFIAIVGRPNVGKSTLMNHLIGQKIAITSPVAQTTRNRLQGILTTPEAQIIFVDTPGIHKPHHELGKVLVQNAKTAIKSVDLVLFVVDGAFEAGTGDRFIVDILKKVNTPVVLGLNKVDLQPNNYQFIDDTYAELIADTNWSTVKFSAITGTGTSELQQTLINKLDPGPYYYPPDLVTDQPERFIITELIREQILLHTRQEIPHSVAITIEKMEETPKITKINAAINIERSSQKGILIGKKGSMLKTIGTASRQQIQKLIAGDVYLELFVKVEPKWRQSRLRLAEFGYQVEE; via the coding sequence ATGAATAATCAAGAAATAAATATATTAGAAGATCAAATAACTACTATTCCCCTTGCCCCTGAGGGTTTTAAGTCGGGTTTTATTGCAATTGTAGGTAGACCAAATGTCGGTAAATCTACCTTAATGAATCATTTAATTGGACAAAAAATTGCTATAACTTCCCCTGTAGCCCAAACCACTCGTAATCGGTTACAAGGAATTTTAACAACCCCAGAAGCACAAATTATTTTTGTTGATACTCCAGGTATTCATAAACCACATCACGAATTAGGAAAAGTTTTAGTACAAAATGCCAAAACCGCGATTAAATCTGTAGATTTAGTATTATTTGTAGTTGATGGTGCTTTTGAAGCTGGTACAGGCGATCGCTTTATTGTAGATATTCTAAAGAAAGTTAATACTCCAGTTGTTTTAGGATTAAATAAAGTCGATTTACAACCCAATAATTATCAGTTTATTGATGATACCTATGCTGAATTGATTGCCGATACAAATTGGTCGACGGTCAAGTTTTCGGCAATTACAGGTACAGGAACATCGGAGTTACAGCAAACTTTAATTAACAAATTAGATCCAGGGCCATATTATTATCCTCCTGATTTAGTAACAGATCAACCAGAACGTTTTATTATTACAGAATTAATTCGAGAACAAATTTTACTCCATACTCGTCAAGAAATCCCCCACTCAGTAGCAATTACCATTGAAAAAATGGAGGAAACTCCAAAAATTACTAAAATTAATGCAGCAATTAATATTGAACGTAGTTCTCAAAAGGGAATTCTTATTGGTAAAAAAGGTAGTATGCTAAAAACTATTGGTACTGCTTCTCGTCAACAAATCCAAAAATTAATTGCAGGGGATGTTTATTTAGAATTATTTGTAAAAGTTGAACCTAAATGGCGACAGTCTCGTTTACGCTTGGCGGAATTTGGTTATCAAGTGGAAGAGTAA
- a CDS encoding MoaD family protein translates to MSDIKIKVKLFAIYQEVFKTPELELVFPATTTVDKVLDFLIKQQPQLSKWQTVTRFGVNLKFVEADTLLQDGDEVVLIPPVSGG, encoded by the coding sequence ATGTCAGATATCAAGATTAAAGTAAAATTATTTGCAATTTATCAAGAGGTTTTTAAGACACCAGAATTAGAATTAGTGTTTCCTGCAACAACTACTGTAGATAAAGTTTTAGATTTTTTAATAAAACAACAACCCCAGCTATCCAAATGGCAGACAGTTACACGTTTTGGTGTTAATTTAAAGTTTGTCGAAGCAGATACCCTTCTTCAAGATGGAGATGAGGTGGTTTTAATTCCTCCTGTTAGTGGTGGTTAA
- a CDS encoding FHA domain containing protein has protein sequence MDQQLIDDLKRSEDYLAQKVNTNPNYHDLIKIITVGREKLQTPYKPLIKLVSPSVDLVEKFRVKIEANEILRSLYYFQVVSPIQQVFEIVKNCQIICLIYNSQHNIKPHHQELIDLAKQQDIYILVVVISSNIDHPDNILAQWQAAQQYPIDQQSVFTINFSSLNNGENLDVYYKVLIDLSQKIKISPQEHIINNITNEIENFFKQETNKIKQTIKQLKENSTPELLSASQADVRQVFNNLRQEIQQLLRNIKQDIQQSKGEYLNPFLPYSWMFLMQKNLELSQVKIVAEKQELYLDLVIHNGKNTEYFHSYILNFYQTQVLASLESQWEKINYQYGDGGLQTLIHKINSELENLRSLYLDPINLPKFNLHTQPKSQLDLNQIINSNCLKEHTRITFDYNYTQSNWFRLIISILIGLIIYLVTDKYIGFFILIFQLINLLTGQNIKQLKLRQHQKELKRTVDNKYQVLLRLIVEQLSQTLINDLESHIQLYQQQIDTLANQLQGQSEDNKTKINQYKSNINNLLQDQAQILNWLNK, from the coding sequence ATGGATCAGCAACTTATTGATGATTTAAAACGCAGTGAAGATTATCTAGCTCAAAAAGTTAATACAAATCCAAATTATCATGATTTAATTAAAATTATAACTGTGGGTAGGGAAAAGCTACAAACACCTTACAAACCACTAATTAAACTTGTTAGCCCTTCGGTGGATTTAGTGGAGAAATTTAGGGTAAAGATAGAAGCCAATGAGATATTGCGATCGCTTTATTATTTTCAGGTAGTTTCCCCCATTCAACAGGTATTTGAAATAGTTAAAAACTGTCAGATAATTTGTTTAATATATAATTCTCAGCACAATATTAAACCACATCATCAAGAGTTAATTGATCTGGCAAAGCAACAAGATATTTATATATTAGTTGTTGTTATAAGCTCAAATATCGATCATCCTGATAATATTTTAGCTCAATGGCAAGCAGCACAACAATATCCGATAGATCAACAGTCAGTATTTACAATAAATTTCTCTAGTTTAAATAATGGAGAAAATTTAGATGTTTATTATAAAGTTTTAATTGATTTATCTCAGAAAATAAAAATTTCACCTCAAGAACATATAATTAATAACATCACTAATGAGATTGAAAATTTCTTTAAGCAAGAAACCAACAAAATAAAACAAACAATTAAACAGCTAAAGGAAAACTCAACACCCGAATTATTATCTGCTTCTCAAGCTGATGTACGTCAAGTTTTTAATAATCTTAGACAAGAGATACAGCAATTGCTGAGAAATATAAAACAGGATATCCAACAATCAAAGGGAGAATATCTTAATCCTTTTTTGCCCTATAGCTGGATGTTCTTGATGCAAAAAAATCTAGAGTTGTCTCAAGTTAAAATTGTTGCAGAAAAACAGGAATTATATTTAGATTTAGTTATACATAACGGTAAAAATACAGAATATTTTCATAGCTATATTTTAAATTTTTACCAAACACAAGTTCTTGCAAGCTTAGAGTCTCAATGGGAAAAAATAAATTATCAATATGGTGATGGTGGGTTACAAACATTGATCCATAAAATCAATTCGGAATTAGAAAATCTTAGATCACTATATCTTGATCCCATAAATTTACCAAAATTTAACTTACACACACAACCAAAATCCCAATTAGATTTAAATCAAATCATTAATTCTAATTGCTTAAAAGAACATACACGTATAACATTTGACTACAATTACACCCAAAGCAACTGGTTTCGTTTAATCATTTCAATATTAATTGGGTTAATAATTTATCTAGTAACAGACAAATATATTGGATTTTTTATTTTAATTTTTCAGCTAATTAACCTTTTAACAGGGCAAAATATTAAACAATTAAAACTAAGACAACATCAAAAAGAACTAAAACGCACTGTCGATAACAAATATCAAGTTTTATTGCGTTTAATAGTTGAACAGTTAAGCCAAACTTTAATTAACGATTTAGAATCACATATCCAACTATATCAGCAGCAAATAGATACCCTTGCTAATCAACTTCAGGGACAATCTGAGGATAATAAAACAAAAATTAATCAATATAAATCTAACATTAATAATTTGCTACAAGACCAAGCACAAATTTTAAACTGGCTAAATAAATGA
- a CDS encoding binding-protein-dependent transport systems inner membrane component, giving the protein MSLPKINNPGLNLSLSQFLLWISVILIVVFFAVPMLWQIMTSIKPNEDIAAIPNVYFPSQITFEHYTQLFTRRPFINYVINSALVASVSTILCLTFGSPAAYALTRMNLPGEKWILVGVLIVTLFPYVLLFLGLLEIIKLVGLGNNYLALIIPYTAINLPLTILVMRSFFQKLPKDLEDAAKIDGYSTWGMLIDIVLPMTLPALATTGILTFIFAWNEYIFALTFITEEAKKTIPVATAQIGGSNLFDIPYGPIAAATVLGTLPLIILVLVFQRQIVQGLTAGAVKG; this is encoded by the coding sequence ATGTCATTACCCAAAATCAACAACCCAGGATTAAACTTATCCCTCTCGCAATTTTTGCTGTGGATCAGTGTTATTTTAATAGTGGTTTTTTTTGCAGTACCGATGCTATGGCAAATAATGACTTCTATTAAACCTAATGAAGATATTGCAGCAATTCCTAATGTTTATTTCCCAAGCCAAATAACTTTTGAACATTATACTCAATTATTTACCCGTCGTCCTTTTATCAACTATGTTATAAATAGTGCTTTAGTTGCCAGCGTTTCTACAATTCTCTGCCTTACATTTGGTTCACCCGCAGCTTATGCCCTGACAAGAATGAATTTACCAGGGGAAAAATGGATTTTAGTGGGAGTTTTAATTGTTACTTTATTTCCCTACGTATTGTTATTTTTAGGGCTATTGGAAATAATAAAACTTGTAGGTTTAGGCAATAATTATCTAGCTTTAATTATTCCTTATACAGCCATTAATTTACCTCTAACTATTTTGGTTATGAGAAGTTTTTTCCAAAAGTTACCAAAGGATCTAGAGGACGCTGCCAAGATAGATGGGTACTCTACCTGGGGAATGTTAATTGACATTGTACTACCCATGACATTACCAGCTTTGGCTACAACTGGTATTTTAACTTTTATTTTTGCTTGGAATGAGTACATTTTTGCTTTAACATTTATTACAGAGGAGGCTAAGAAAACTATTCCTGTAGCTACGGCACAGATAGGAGGATCAAACTTATTTGATATTCCCTATGGGCCGATCGCTGCTGCTACAGTTTTGGGTACTCTACCATTAATAATTTTAGTTCTGGTTTTTCAGCGTCAAATTGTGCAGGGTTTAACAGCAGGTGCAGTTAAGGGTTAA
- a CDS encoding MscS mechanosensitive ion channel has product MGVDYMPRKKFLVALSLLVAIITIIASPASAQLPYVQDLAIYSRVLRSVQEDALNSACIRLDGRCLFKLAATDSEVLADRINEIQKRFSQVTTEYLADSNPQGEVTIRDNGNLQDIYLEFNDNRSERLFTVTNSDAIGSDVGVPIRARQLQSQIQEGLKLAIKERSPEFLRKQIIIGLSTFALIWVLNFPLIEEINKLQHSARGLAPSPNLKSLSIADQLARRQQWNLTEIKYRLLQIFQLLVWGGTALFILNLVPQTRIIPFLLIAVLRIPFRISIVAALVYILIRSTFFLIAKVSAAAIESQTNDLRVNQRGKLRINTTTRILRSAATIIWSGIGILIAFWINGVNLAPFLAGAGILGLGVSLASQNLIKDAINGFIIIWDDRYAVGDIVDIGTVSGLVENINLRITQLRDAEGRLITVPNSAVEIVANRSSQWSRADLSIPVAYQTDIDRAIAVIQEVAEAIATDPQWQDRIWEFPNILGIEQFSDRGILIRVWIKTEPLQQWDVAREFRRRIKIAFDKADIPIPVPQQQILLEKKKLFNQDLSGMRD; this is encoded by the coding sequence ATGGGTGTCGATTATATGCCTAGAAAAAAATTCTTGGTTGCTTTGTCGCTATTAGTTGCAATAATTACTATCATTGCCTCTCCAGCCTCAGCACAATTGCCCTATGTTCAAGATTTGGCAATTTATTCAAGAGTGTTACGATCTGTACAGGAAGATGCCCTAAATTCTGCTTGTATTCGCTTAGATGGGCGTTGTTTATTTAAATTGGCTGCAACAGATTCAGAAGTATTAGCCGATAGAATTAATGAGATTCAAAAGCGTTTTAGCCAAGTAACAACCGAGTATTTAGCCGATAGTAATCCTCAAGGGGAAGTTACCATTAGAGATAATGGAAATTTACAAGATATTTATTTAGAATTTAATGATAATCGCTCTGAACGTCTATTTACTGTTACCAATAGTGATGCTATAGGTAGTGATGTTGGTGTGCCAATTCGCGCCAGACAGTTGCAATCGCAGATTCAAGAGGGTTTAAAATTAGCTATTAAAGAGCGATCGCCTGAATTTTTACGCAAACAAATTATCATCGGCTTGAGTACATTTGCTCTTATTTGGGTGTTAAATTTCCCTTTAATTGAAGAAATTAATAAATTGCAGCATTCAGCACGGGGGCTTGCACCTTCTCCTAATTTAAAAAGTCTTTCTATTGCTGATCAATTAGCCCGTCGTCAACAGTGGAATTTAACCGAGATTAAATACCGTCTGTTACAAATATTTCAACTTTTAGTTTGGGGTGGTACAGCACTATTTATTTTAAATTTAGTTCCTCAAACAAGAATTATTCCTTTTTTATTGATTGCTGTTTTAAGAATTCCTTTTCGCATCAGTATAGTAGCAGCCCTAGTTTACATTTTAATTCGCTCAACCTTTTTTCTGATTGCTAAAGTTAGTGCAGCAGCAATTGAAAGTCAGACTAACGATTTAAGGGTTAATCAACGGGGAAAATTACGTATTAATACCACAACTAGAATTTTACGTAGTGCTGCGACAATTATCTGGTCTGGTATTGGAATTTTAATTGCTTTTTGGATTAATGGAGTTAACCTTGCGCCGTTTTTAGCTGGGGCTGGGATTTTGGGGCTGGGGGTATCATTAGCCTCACAGAACTTAATCAAGGATGCCATCAATGGTTTTATTATTATTTGGGACGATCGCTATGCAGTGGGAGATATTGTAGATATTGGTACAGTTAGTGGTTTAGTGGAAAATATCAACCTACGGATCACCCAATTACGGGATGCGGAAGGAAGATTAATTACTGTACCTAATAGTGCTGTGGAAATTGTCGCCAATCGTTCGAGTCAGTGGTCTAGGGCGGATTTAAGCATTCCTGTAGCCTACCAAACCGATATTGATCGGGCGATCGCAGTAATTCAAGAAGTAGCAGAAGCGATCGCCACAGATCCTCAATGGCAAGATCGAATTTGGGAATTTCCTAATATCTTAGGGATAGAACAATTTAGCGATCGCGGTATTTTAATTCGGGTTTGGATTAAAACTGAACCATTACAGCAATGGGATGTTGCGCGAGAATTTCGCCGTCGCATTAAGATTGCTTTTGATAAAGCTGATATTCCTATTCCTGTACCACAACAACAAATACTTTTGGAGAAGAAAAAATTATTTAATCAAGATTTATCTGGGATGAGGGATTGA
- a CDS encoding Glu/Leu/Phe/Val dehydrogenase, producing MGTTAKDDNQVSLLKDASKRLEQALKHVNISEDAIARLQYPKSSLSVAIPVRMDDGRLKVFTGYRVRYDDTRGAGKGGVRYHPNVSLDEVQSLAFWMTFKCALLDLPFGGAKGGITVNPKELSKAELERLSRSYIDAIADAIGPDIDIPAPDVYTNATIMGWMMDQYSTIKRQLSRGVVTGKPLALGGSQGRDTATAMGAFTVIETMLPKFNLIPTETTVAIQGFGNAGATLADLLAKAGYKIVAVSDSQGGIYAPQGLDIASIKQHKDQSRQIKAAYCQDSVCSIVEHQVISNQELLALDVDVLIPAALENQITADNAADIQAKYIFEVANGPINSDADKILAEKGIYVFPDILVNAGGVTVSYFEWVQNRSGWYWTLEEVNQRLQAKMQTEAVNTWSIAQNLNIDVRTAAYVQALNRLATALDAKGTRNYFVSS from the coding sequence ATGGGAACAACAGCAAAAGACGATAACCAAGTATCCTTATTAAAAGATGCCAGTAAAAGACTAGAACAGGCTTTAAAACACGTAAACATCTCCGAAGATGCGATCGCGCGTTTACAATATCCTAAAAGCAGTTTAAGTGTGGCAATTCCTGTGAGGATGGATGACGGTAGATTAAAAGTATTTACAGGTTATCGGGTGCGCTACGACGATACTAGGGGTGCAGGCAAAGGGGGTGTGCGTTATCATCCCAACGTGAGTTTAGATGAAGTCCAATCTTTGGCTTTTTGGATGACCTTTAAATGTGCATTACTAGATTTACCTTTTGGTGGGGCAAAAGGCGGTATTACCGTAAATCCTAAAGAATTATCCAAGGCAGAATTAGAAAGATTGAGTCGCAGTTATATAGATGCGATCGCTGATGCTATTGGCCCTGATATTGATATTCCTGCCCCTGATGTTTATACCAACGCGACAATTATGGGCTGGATGATGGATCAATACAGTACTATAAAACGTCAGTTATCTAGGGGAGTGGTAACAGGTAAACCTTTGGCTTTGGGTGGTAGCCAAGGCAGGGATACGGCTACGGCTATGGGGGCATTTACGGTAATTGAAACCATGTTACCCAAGTTTAATTTAATCCCCACAGAAACCACCGTTGCAATTCAGGGTTTTGGTAATGCGGGTGCAACTTTGGCAGATTTACTAGCTAAGGCTGGATATAAGATAGTTGCGGTTAGTGACTCTCAAGGAGGCATTTATGCACCCCAGGGTTTAGATATTGCTAGCATTAAGCAACATAAAGATCAAAGTCGCCAAATTAAAGCAGCCTACTGTCAAGATAGTGTTTGCAGTATCGTAGAACATCAGGTAATCTCCAATCAAGAATTGTTGGCTTTAGATGTGGATGTGTTAATTCCTGCTGCTTTAGAAAATCAAATTACTGCCGATAATGCTGCTGATATTCAGGCTAAATATATCTTTGAAGTAGCCAATGGCCCAATAAACTCTGATGCTGATAAAATTTTGGCAGAAAAAGGAATTTATGTTTTCCCCGATATTTTAGTTAATGCTGGGGGAGTTACCGTTAGTTATTTTGAATGGGTGCAAAATCGTAGCGGTTGGTATTGGACTTTAGAAGAAGTAAATCAACGCTTACAAGCCAAAATGCAGACAGAAGCGGTAAATACCTGGTCAATTGCTCAGAATTTAAATATTGATGTTCGTACCGCAGCCTATGTACAGGCTCTAAACCGCTTGGCAACAGCTTTGGATGCTAAAGGGACAAGGAATTATTTTGTCAGTAGTTAG